A region from the Halosolutus gelatinilyticus genome encodes:
- a CDS encoding cupin domain-containing protein, which translates to MKPIAFDDAETYEPDDGWRRASMAGSDAFSFEWFEKPPGHSSPMHDHENEQVCLCLEGELTVATENDAVTLERYDSVWLDAWEPHRVENTGDERAVGLDVFAPGRSFDFWTDRDE; encoded by the coding sequence ATGAAACCGATCGCGTTCGACGACGCGGAAACGTACGAACCCGACGACGGGTGGCGGCGCGCGTCGATGGCCGGCAGCGACGCGTTCTCGTTCGAGTGGTTCGAGAAGCCGCCGGGCCACAGCTCGCCGATGCACGACCACGAGAACGAACAGGTGTGTCTCTGCCTCGAAGGCGAGCTCACGGTCGCGACCGAGAACGACGCGGTCACGCTCGAGCGGTACGACTCCGTCTGGCTCGACGCCTGGGAGCCCCATCGCGTCGAGAACACCGGCGACGAGCGGGCGGTCGGGCTGGACGTGTTCGCGCCCGGACGGTCGTTCGACTTCTGGACCGACAGAGACGAATGA
- a CDS encoding SDR family oxidoreductase, whose amino-acid sequence MDLQIDGNAALVTASSSGLGRASAKALAREGANVVINGRDEGRLADAKAELEAIGTGDVVVQRGDLTDEGDVEALVEATVAEFGGIDHLVTSAGGPPSGPFLETDDEDWYEAYDLLVMSVVRLAREAEPYLREGEGTIVNVASRSVKEAIDSLVLSNSVRMGVIGLEKTLATEFAPDVRTNAVLPGPHETERIESLVTQAVERGDYDSYEEGLADWASNPLERVGDPMELGNTVAFLSSPLSGYINGESILIDGGSTGATL is encoded by the coding sequence ATGGACCTACAGATCGACGGCAACGCGGCGTTGGTGACGGCGTCCTCGAGCGGACTCGGGAGGGCGTCCGCGAAGGCGCTCGCGCGCGAGGGCGCGAACGTCGTCATCAACGGTCGCGACGAGGGTCGACTCGCCGACGCGAAAGCCGAACTCGAGGCGATCGGAACCGGAGACGTCGTCGTCCAACGTGGCGATCTCACCGACGAGGGCGACGTCGAAGCGCTGGTCGAGGCGACCGTCGCCGAGTTCGGCGGCATCGACCACCTCGTCACCAGCGCCGGCGGGCCGCCGTCCGGCCCGTTCCTCGAGACCGACGACGAGGACTGGTACGAGGCCTACGATCTGCTCGTGATGAGCGTCGTGCGCCTCGCGCGCGAAGCCGAACCCTACCTCCGGGAGGGTGAGGGGACGATCGTCAACGTCGCCTCCCGCAGCGTCAAGGAGGCCATCGATAGCCTCGTCCTCTCGAACTCGGTCCGCATGGGCGTCATCGGCCTCGAGAAGACGCTCGCGACGGAGTTCGCCCCCGACGTGCGGACGAACGCGGTGCTCCCCGGACCGCACGAGACCGAGCGCATCGAGAGCCTCGTCACCCAGGCGGTCGAGCGCGGCGACTACGACTCCTACGAGGAGGGCCTCGCCGACTGGGCGAGCAATCCGCTCGAGCGGGTCGGCGATCCGATGGAACTCGGCAACACCGTCGCGTTCCTCTCGTCGCCGCTGTCCGGCTACATCAACGGCGAGAGTATCCTGATCGACGGCGGCTCGACGGGGGCGACCCTATGA
- a CDS encoding ABC transporter substrate-binding protein produces the protein MTHGGRWHRRRRDVLKAIATGSIAGATGLSGCVGDPEEASGEDDEEFDTVQFGVLEPFTGEFADLAKERNQGTKLAIQQVNESDEYDFEIEYSEYDTQLDPSTATQRARQAVQSDGAQFITGCISSSSALAINDFALENEVVYTPGAADVSITGENCNEYVFRFETNTAQIAEVMAQWTVDELGDRIFYHIADYAYGESVLNEVETRMESIGDSYERVDVTRSDPGSTDFEAFITQISNASDETDALVVGMTGADLAIFLSQASERGLQDEVPIVTTTGSFRAIRAGAGEGVYNTYSGVRYVPSIETGSNQAFVEAYETEYGDPPDNFSRVGYESIRMVANGIREAGSRDPTAVKDALPGMQHETIFGTNEFRECDQQAMNPVWMGECVEPEDGGDLADVNLLTELSGEEAAPDCEATGCDL, from the coding sequence ATGACCCACGGTGGCAGATGGCACAGGAGGAGGCGTGACGTTCTCAAAGCGATCGCTACGGGGAGTATCGCTGGAGCGACGGGATTGTCTGGGTGTGTCGGCGATCCTGAAGAAGCGTCCGGCGAAGACGACGAAGAGTTCGATACGGTGCAATTCGGGGTGCTCGAACCGTTCACGGGGGAGTTCGCCGACCTCGCCAAGGAGCGCAATCAGGGAACCAAACTCGCGATCCAGCAGGTCAACGAGAGCGACGAGTACGACTTCGAGATCGAGTACAGCGAGTACGACACGCAACTCGATCCGTCGACGGCGACCCAGCGGGCCCGGCAGGCGGTGCAGTCCGACGGGGCACAGTTCATCACGGGCTGTATCTCGAGTTCCTCGGCGCTCGCGATCAACGACTTCGCGCTCGAAAACGAGGTGGTGTACACGCCCGGGGCGGCAGACGTCTCGATCACGGGGGAGAACTGCAACGAGTACGTGTTCCGCTTCGAGACGAACACGGCCCAGATCGCTGAGGTGATGGCCCAGTGGACCGTCGACGAACTCGGCGATCGGATCTTCTACCACATCGCCGACTACGCGTACGGCGAGTCGGTGCTGAACGAAGTCGAGACCCGAATGGAGTCGATCGGCGACTCCTACGAGCGGGTCGACGTGACGCGATCGGATCCCGGATCGACCGACTTCGAGGCGTTCATCACCCAGATTTCGAACGCCAGCGACGAGACCGACGCGCTCGTGGTCGGCATGACGGGGGCCGACCTCGCGATCTTCCTCTCGCAGGCGAGCGAACGCGGGTTGCAGGACGAGGTCCCGATCGTGACGACGACGGGATCGTTCCGGGCCATCCGGGCGGGCGCCGGCGAGGGCGTCTACAACACCTACAGCGGGGTCCGGTACGTCCCGAGCATCGAAACCGGCAGCAACCAGGCGTTCGTCGAGGCGTACGAGACCGAGTACGGCGACCCGCCGGACAACTTCTCGCGCGTCGGCTACGAGTCGATTCGGATGGTCGCGAACGGCATTCGGGAGGCGGGGTCCCGCGATCCGACGGCGGTCAAGGACGCGCTCCCCGGCATGCAACACGAGACGATCTTTGGCACGAACGAATTCCGCGAGTGCGACCAGCAGGCGATGAATCCCGTCTGGATGGGCGAGTGCGTTGAACCCGAGGACGGCGGCGACCTCGCGGACGTCAACCTGCTGACCGAACTCTCCGGCGAGGAGGCGGCGCCGGACTGCGAGGCCACCGGCTGTGACCTGTAA
- a CDS encoding enoyl-CoA hydratase/isomerase family protein → MDIHDEDNVRYLTFDRPEARNAFTADVARDLADALADLDPSELDAAVLAGEGEAFSAGGDVEAMAARDETPAEAYDRVRATLGRVAERVLTSPVPIVAKVDGDAVGAGLSLVAAADFAYAGESARFGAAFVNVGLVPDMGGTVTLPQLVGLREAKELAFTGRLVDAAAAERLGLVNETVPDDDLDGRVDDVLETLASRPTETIGLAKRAIHDNLGRSWRDGLDREAHVQSLAYGTDAHREGVEAFLEGRPPAFE, encoded by the coding sequence ATGGATATCCACGACGAGGATAACGTTCGGTACCTCACCTTCGATCGCCCCGAGGCTCGAAACGCGTTCACCGCGGACGTCGCGCGGGACCTCGCGGACGCGCTCGCGGACCTCGATCCGAGCGAACTCGACGCCGCCGTCCTCGCGGGGGAGGGCGAGGCGTTCAGCGCGGGCGGCGACGTCGAGGCGATGGCCGCGCGCGACGAAACGCCGGCGGAAGCGTACGATCGGGTCCGTGCGACGCTCGGTCGGGTCGCGGAGCGGGTGCTGACCAGTCCGGTGCCGATCGTCGCGAAGGTCGACGGGGACGCCGTCGGGGCCGGGCTCTCGCTGGTCGCCGCCGCGGACTTCGCCTACGCCGGCGAGTCGGCCCGGTTCGGCGCGGCGTTCGTCAACGTCGGCCTCGTCCCCGATATGGGCGGAACGGTGACGCTGCCGCAACTCGTCGGATTGCGCGAGGCGAAAGAACTCGCGTTCACCGGCCGGCTCGTCGACGCCGCGGCGGCCGAACGGCTGGGGCTCGTCAACGAAACGGTTCCCGACGACGACCTCGACGGTCGGGTCGACGACGTCCTCGAGACGCTCGCGTCGCGACCGACGGAGACCATCGGACTCGCGAAGCGGGCGATCCACGACAACCTCGGCCGATCGTGGCGCGACGGACTCGACCGCGAAGCGCACGTCCAGTCGCTCGCGTACGGCACGGACGCGCACCGAGAGGGCGTGGAGGCGTTCCTCGAAGGGCGACCTCCGGCGTTCGAGTGA
- the thrC gene encoding threonine synthase, with amino-acid sequence MNRRLRCYDCGTAYEVDDRKRCECGEPLWFDADTIEFEWPDSAWSAGMWRYADVLPVSDPVGLPPGATPLVRADGLDEYAGCALYLKNEAQNPTGSFKDRGSAVGVGYALRTGRKWVGAVSHGNMALSTSAYAASAGLECAVFVPADTPKGRLELIARHDPRIFRVEGDYGTLYERTLSIDSDVTFVNSDTPLRVAGQKTVAYEIVEQLQPDGPDAIVLPVSSGGQASAVWKAVRELEAAGLIDEPPRLYLVQAASCDPVATAYREDEPTVRPVTADETIAVSIANGDPPSGTRALAAARSTGGAVVSVSDDEIHEAMDRLSTGAGISVEPSSAVTLAGVRRLSRSNAIGADETAVLILTGSGYTERYDGEVRSRTIDLPSLDRELSHVTAR; translated from the coding sequence ATGAATCGACGGCTTCGGTGTTACGACTGCGGGACCGCCTACGAGGTCGACGACCGGAAACGGTGCGAGTGCGGGGAACCGCTCTGGTTCGACGCTGACACGATCGAATTCGAGTGGCCGGACTCGGCGTGGAGCGCCGGTATGTGGCGGTACGCCGACGTCCTTCCGGTGTCGGATCCGGTCGGCCTCCCTCCCGGTGCGACGCCGCTCGTTCGCGCCGACGGGCTGGACGAGTACGCCGGCTGTGCGCTCTACCTGAAAAACGAAGCCCAGAACCCGACCGGCAGCTTCAAAGACCGCGGGAGCGCGGTCGGCGTCGGCTACGCGCTCCGGACCGGTCGCAAGTGGGTCGGCGCCGTTTCGCACGGAAACATGGCTCTCAGCACCAGCGCCTACGCCGCGAGCGCCGGCCTCGAGTGTGCGGTCTTCGTCCCGGCGGACACGCCGAAAGGACGACTCGAGCTGATCGCCAGGCACGACCCTCGGATCTTCCGGGTCGAGGGCGACTACGGGACGCTGTACGAGCGGACGCTCTCGATCGACTCCGACGTGACGTTCGTCAACTCCGATACGCCGCTGCGGGTCGCCGGGCAGAAGACGGTCGCGTACGAAATCGTCGAGCAGCTGCAACCCGACGGCCCGGACGCGATCGTCCTCCCGGTCAGCAGCGGCGGGCAGGCCAGCGCGGTCTGGAAAGCGGTTCGGGAACTCGAGGCGGCGGGGCTGATCGACGAGCCGCCCCGGCTCTACCTGGTTCAGGCGGCGTCGTGCGATCCCGTCGCGACGGCTTACCGGGAGGACGAGCCGACGGTTCGACCGGTGACGGCGGACGAGACGATCGCGGTGTCGATCGCGAACGGCGATCCGCCGAGCGGAACGCGGGCGCTCGCCGCCGCTCGCAGCACCGGCGGCGCGGTCGTATCCGTATCGGACGACGAAATCCACGAGGCGATGGACCGACTCTCGACCGGGGCGGGGATCTCCGTCGAGCCCTCGAGCGCCGTCACACTCGCCGGCGTTCGTCGCCTCTCGCGATCGAACGCCATCGGCGCGGACGAGACCGCCGTCCTGATCCTGACCGGGTCGGGGTACACGGAGCGGTACGACGGCGAGGTTCGAAGCCGAACGATCGATCTGCCGTCGCTCGACCGAGAGCTCTCCCACGTAACGGCTCGCTGA
- the paaK gene encoding phenylacetate--CoA ligase PaaK has product MSYTQIETAPREEIRELQNERLRETVRRAYENVEYYRKAFDGAGVAPKDIRTVDDVRKLPFTTKEDFRDQYPDGLFAVDDDEIRRIHASSGTTGKPKIVSYTENDLDVWSEVVARCLVASGVEPGDTVQNGYGYGLFTGGLGLHYGIEELGATVIPIGGGQTQRQVELLQDLESDAIACTPSYSLYLAETAAEMGVDPRDLSVSTVIFGAEPCTEPMREEIEARLGATGIDIYGLSEIIGPGVSNECHELQEGLHVWEDHFYPEVIDPETGEPLPAGEEGELVLTTLTKEALPVLRYRTGDLTTLTTETCECGRTMVRMDNVTGRADDLLIVRGVNLYPSQIEAVVLEFDAVAPYYRIDLSREDALDRFELTIEREPDVEIDDGELRDRVLTRLQNALSFTPDELIIADPGSIERTEVGKVKRVYDHR; this is encoded by the coding sequence ATGAGTTATACGCAGATCGAAACGGCCCCGCGGGAAGAGATTCGGGAGCTACAGAACGAACGGCTCCGCGAGACGGTGCGTCGCGCCTACGAGAACGTCGAGTACTACCGGAAGGCGTTCGACGGGGCGGGCGTCGCGCCGAAGGACATCCGGACGGTCGACGACGTCCGGAAGCTGCCGTTCACGACGAAAGAGGACTTCCGCGACCAGTACCCCGACGGCCTCTTCGCGGTCGATGACGACGAAATCCGCCGCATTCACGCCTCGTCGGGAACCACGGGCAAGCCCAAGATCGTCTCCTACACCGAGAACGACCTCGACGTGTGGAGCGAAGTGGTCGCCCGGTGTCTCGTCGCGTCCGGCGTCGAACCGGGGGATACCGTCCAGAACGGCTACGGCTACGGCCTGTTCACCGGGGGACTCGGCCTCCACTACGGGATCGAGGAACTGGGGGCGACCGTCATCCCGATCGGCGGCGGGCAGACGCAGCGACAGGTCGAGTTGCTGCAGGACTTAGAGAGCGACGCGATCGCGTGCACGCCGTCGTATTCGCTGTACCTCGCCGAGACGGCCGCCGAGATGGGCGTCGATCCGCGCGATCTGTCGGTGTCGACGGTCATCTTCGGCGCCGAGCCGTGCACCGAGCCGATGCGCGAGGAGATCGAGGCGCGACTCGGCGCGACGGGGATCGACATCTACGGCCTCTCGGAGATCATCGGTCCCGGCGTCTCCAACGAGTGCCACGAGCTCCAGGAGGGCCTGCACGTCTGGGAGGACCACTTCTATCCCGAGGTGATCGACCCCGAGACCGGCGAACCACTGCCCGCAGGCGAGGAGGGCGAGCTCGTGCTGACGACCCTCACGAAGGAGGCCCTCCCGGTCCTGCGGTACCGCACCGGCGATCTCACCACACTCACCACCGAAACGTGCGAGTGCGGTCGCACGATGGTCCGCATGGACAACGTCACCGGCCGCGCCGACGACCTGCTCATCGTCCGCGGCGTCAACCTCTACCCCAGTCAGATCGAGGCCGTCGTCCTCGAGTTCGACGCGGTCGCACCCTACTACCGCATCGACCTCTCCCGCGAGGACGCCCTGGACCGGTTCGAGCTGACGATCGAGCGCGAACCCGACGTCGAAATCGACGACGGGGAGTTGCGCGACCGCGTGCTGACGCGCCTCCAGAACGCCCTCTCGTTCACGCCCGACGAACTGATCATCGCCGACCCGGGGAGCATCGAACGGACCGAGGTGGGGAAGGTCAAGCGCGTTTACGATCATCGATAA
- a CDS encoding MaoC/PaaZ C-terminal domain-containing protein, whose translation MAYSYEPHHFEDFEEGQEFQSVGRTVTETDFVMHSALAGDWTELHTNKEYAEDGPFDGRIAHGPMTFVQATGFVYRSGIVERTAYAFLGMNYMDLPNPVYIGDTLSLEMVVSEKKDVDHDDAGIVVIDTEMTNQDGTVVFQGDMKFLIQRRESK comes from the coding sequence ATGGCATACAGTTACGAGCCGCATCACTTCGAGGACTTCGAAGAGGGCCAGGAGTTCCAGAGCGTCGGGCGCACCGTCACGGAGACCGACTTCGTGATGCACTCGGCGCTCGCCGGCGACTGGACGGAGCTGCACACCAACAAGGAGTACGCCGAGGACGGGCCGTTCGACGGCCGGATCGCGCACGGCCCGATGACGTTCGTCCAGGCGACCGGGTTCGTCTACCGATCGGGCATCGTCGAGCGCACGGCCTACGCGTTCCTCGGGATGAACTACATGGACCTCCCGAACCCCGTCTACATCGGCGACACGCTCTCGCTGGAGATGGTCGTCAGCGAGAAGAAAGACGTCGACCACGACGACGCGGGGATCGTCGTCATCGACACGGAGATGACCAACCAGGACGGCACCGTCGTCTTCCAGGGCGACATGAAGTTCCTCATCCAGCGCAGGGAGTCGAAATAG
- a CDS encoding IclR family transcriptional regulator has product MAREESERDGGIQSTKTSFEIVHALQETGPARLSEIADRLDLAESTTHRHLRTLLDLRYVSRDGERYQLGLRFARLGRAARTRDPAYEMTRRHVQTLAEETGERAQFVVEDHGLGIYLHVETGSRAVRAGFGVGRQIHLHCSSAGKAILAHSPRERVDEILDRWELPALTENTVAGREELYRELEAVRDRGVAFNREEHVDGLNGTAVPIRRDGTVLGALAVAGPSHRLTGDWYEEELPSTMLAAANELELNATYSTPDSADDHVVE; this is encoded by the coding sequence ATGGCACGCGAGGAGAGCGAGCGCGACGGCGGAATACAGAGCACGAAAACGAGCTTCGAGATCGTTCACGCGCTTCAGGAGACCGGTCCCGCCCGACTCTCGGAGATCGCGGATCGGCTCGACCTGGCCGAGAGCACCACGCACAGACACCTGCGGACGCTGCTGGATCTCAGGTACGTCTCCCGCGACGGCGAGCGGTACCAGCTCGGACTCCGGTTCGCTCGGCTGGGGCGAGCCGCCCGGACGAGAGACCCGGCCTACGAGATGACCCGCCGCCACGTGCAGACACTCGCCGAAGAGACCGGCGAACGCGCGCAATTCGTCGTCGAGGATCACGGCCTCGGCATCTACCTACACGTCGAAACCGGCAGTCGAGCCGTCCGCGCCGGGTTCGGCGTCGGCCGGCAGATCCACCTGCACTGTTCGTCAGCCGGGAAGGCGATCCTCGCGCACTCCCCCCGAGAACGGGTCGACGAGATCCTCGATCGATGGGAGCTTCCGGCGCTCACCGAAAACACGGTGGCCGGCCGCGAGGAGCTCTATCGCGAACTCGAGGCGGTCCGCGACCGCGGCGTCGCGTTCAACCGCGAGGAACACGTCGACGGGCTCAACGGCACCGCCGTGCCGATCAGGCGCGACGGAACCGTCCTGGGCGCGCTCGCCGTCGCGGGTCCGTCCCACCGACTGACGGGCGACTGGTACGAGGAGGAGCTTCCGAGCACGATGCTCGCGGCGGCCAACGAGCTCGAACTGAACGCGACCTACTCGACGCCCGACAGCGCGGACGATCACGTCGTCGAGTGA
- a CDS encoding ABC transporter permease: MVGGFLQQLIDGLTIGVVYVLLAAGLSVIFGVMHVINFAHGELFALGAYFALALVAPFGGTGFFVALLVAPLLVGAVGVAIERFTVRPLYGRNPLYHILLTFGLVLVINDLIYLVWGTGSTNLAVPSVLSGTIRAFGLNASVYNMFIIAFGSAVALAVWAVLEYTKYGLIVRAGSQDRQMVRNLGIDIDRYYSLVFGGGAALAALAGIVLGGYQAVSPGMGMSIIIPAFVIVVLGGLGSFKGAVVGGLLVGIIQTSLRFYVPALEGLVIFLLMIGFLLVRPRGLFGVEFEEESGGDLLTGSKGGFLDPRTRNRLGIAMVGVLAVVPLGVGTLYSAYAVTLVIEIMIWGLFALSLDFVMGYTGLVSLGHALFYGLGAYAVAIALLHVSGSAIVAIAIAILVSAAIAWVVGYLSIRVSGVYFAMITLGFAELFYNMLSRDPYGLTGGSEGQFGLSTYYGIGGVGVALDEVAIFLGPVALTGQSLFYYIALASLVAAFLLTRRMLQSPFGSVLKSIRENEQRATFVGYETTVYKRRAFVISGALAGVAGGLFTLNAGYATPSFAHWLHSGEVIVMVILGGMGTLYGPIVGSAVFFGLEEILTDFTARWRLVLGTVFVLFVIFLPRGLVSLPAQIAPAVTGGSGPGPEPTDPAEPTAEEPGVRGDD; the protein is encoded by the coding sequence ATGGTCGGAGGATTCTTACAACAACTGATCGACGGCCTGACGATCGGCGTCGTCTACGTGCTGCTCGCCGCCGGCCTGTCGGTCATCTTCGGCGTCATGCACGTGATCAACTTCGCCCACGGCGAGCTGTTCGCGCTCGGGGCGTACTTCGCGCTCGCGCTGGTCGCGCCGTTCGGCGGAACCGGCTTCTTCGTCGCGCTCCTCGTCGCGCCCCTGTTAGTGGGCGCCGTCGGCGTCGCGATCGAACGGTTCACCGTTCGGCCGCTGTACGGTCGGAACCCGCTCTATCACATCCTACTCACGTTCGGCCTCGTCCTCGTCATCAACGACCTCATCTACCTCGTCTGGGGAACGGGGAGCACGAACCTCGCGGTTCCGTCCGTTCTCTCGGGGACGATCAGAGCGTTCGGCCTCAACGCCAGTGTCTACAACATGTTCATCATCGCCTTCGGGAGCGCCGTGGCGCTTGCGGTCTGGGCAGTGCTCGAATACACGAAGTACGGGCTGATCGTCCGCGCCGGTTCCCAGGACCGGCAGATGGTTCGCAACCTGGGGATCGACATCGATCGCTACTACTCGCTCGTCTTCGGCGGGGGTGCGGCGCTGGCCGCCCTCGCGGGCATCGTCCTCGGCGGCTACCAGGCGGTCAGCCCGGGGATGGGGATGTCGATCATCATCCCGGCGTTCGTCATCGTCGTCCTCGGCGGCCTCGGCAGCTTCAAGGGGGCCGTCGTCGGCGGCCTGCTCGTGGGGATCATCCAGACGTCCCTGCGCTTCTACGTCCCCGCTCTGGAGGGGCTGGTGATCTTCCTGCTGATGATCGGTTTTCTCCTCGTTCGGCCGCGCGGGCTGTTCGGCGTCGAGTTCGAAGAGGAAAGCGGCGGCGACCTCCTGACGGGGTCGAAGGGCGGATTCCTCGACCCGCGGACCCGGAACCGTCTCGGGATCGCGATGGTCGGCGTCCTCGCCGTGGTTCCCCTCGGCGTAGGAACGCTGTACTCGGCGTACGCGGTCACGCTCGTGATCGAGATCATGATCTGGGGACTGTTCGCGCTCAGCCTGGACTTCGTGATGGGCTACACGGGGCTGGTCTCGCTCGGCCACGCCCTGTTCTACGGGCTCGGCGCCTACGCGGTTGCGATCGCCCTGCTCCACGTCAGCGGCTCCGCGATCGTCGCGATCGCGATCGCGATCCTCGTCTCCGCGGCGATCGCCTGGGTCGTCGGCTACCTCTCGATCCGCGTCTCGGGCGTCTACTTCGCGATGATCACGCTCGGCTTCGCCGAACTGTTCTACAACATGCTGTCCCGGGACCCGTACGGGCTGACCGGCGGCTCCGAGGGGCAGTTCGGTCTCTCGACGTACTACGGGATCGGCGGCGTGGGCGTCGCGCTCGACGAGGTCGCGATCTTCCTCGGCCCCGTGGCGCTAACCGGTCAGTCGCTGTTTTACTACATCGCGCTCGCCAGCCTCGTCGCCGCGTTTTTGCTCACCCGGCGGATGCTCCAGTCGCCGTTCGGCTCGGTGCTGAAGTCCATCCGGGAGAACGAACAGCGGGCGACGTTCGTCGGCTACGAGACGACCGTCTACAAGCGGCGCGCGTTCGTGATCAGCGGCGCGCTGGCCGGCGTGGCGGGCGGTCTCTTCACCCTCAACGCAGGCTATGCGACGCCGTCGTTCGCCCACTGGCTCCACTCCGGCGAGGTGATCGTCATGGTCATCCTCGGCGGGATGGGCACGCTCTACGGCCCGATCGTCGGCTCGGCCGTCTTCTTCGGCCTCGAAGAAATCCTCACGGACTTCACTGCCCGGTGGCGGCTGGTTCTCGGGACGGTCTTCGTCCTGTTCGTCATCTTCCTCCCGCGCGGGCTGGTGTCGCTCCCCGCCCAGATCGCCCCTGCCGTGACGGGCGGCTCCGGACCCGGCCCGGAGCCGACGGACCCCGCGGAACCGACCGCCGAGGAACCGGGCGTCAGAGGTGACGACTGA
- a CDS encoding fumarylacetoacetate hydrolase family protein, with amino-acid sequence MKYLARTVEGRPLLGDGDGFVPLAAADPELDGVRNALPRAAAGTLPDVDDAPTERIDPAHVRFGPPLSRFGKLWGIGLNYADHAGDLDEQRPAEPASFMKPASAVVGPGGPIRLPPRDRTDGVTAEAELAVIVGRECRTVAEQAVDDVVAGYLPVIDMTAEDVLRRNPRFLTRAKSFDSFLVVGPTIAVPDAPLDLEELTVRTIVNERVAAENEIRNMLFPPREIVSFHSDVMTLRPGDLFSTGTPGAEPIEPGDRVRATVETIGAVDAPVVR; translated from the coding sequence ATGAAGTACCTCGCACGCACCGTCGAGGGGCGACCGCTGCTCGGCGACGGCGACGGGTTCGTCCCGCTCGCCGCCGCCGATCCGGAACTCGACGGCGTTCGGAACGCGCTCCCGCGGGCCGCGGCCGGCACCCTTCCGGACGTCGACGACGCGCCCACAGAGCGGATCGACCCAGCGCACGTCCGGTTTGGACCGCCGCTCTCGCGGTTCGGGAAGCTCTGGGGGATCGGGCTGAACTACGCCGACCACGCCGGCGACCTGGACGAGCAGCGGCCTGCCGAGCCGGCGAGTTTCATGAAGCCGGCGAGCGCCGTCGTCGGCCCCGGCGGACCGATCAGGCTCCCGCCGCGCGATCGGACCGACGGCGTCACGGCGGAGGCCGAACTCGCGGTGATCGTCGGCCGCGAGTGTCGGACCGTCGCCGAGCAAGCGGTCGACGACGTGGTCGCCGGCTACCTGCCGGTGATCGACATGACCGCGGAGGACGTCCTCCGGCGAAATCCGCGATTCCTGACGCGAGCGAAGAGCTTCGACTCGTTCCTCGTCGTCGGCCCGACGATCGCGGTCCCCGACGCCCCGCTCGACCTCGAGGAGCTAACGGTCCGGACGATCGTCAACGAGCGGGTCGCGGCGGAAAACGAGATCCGCAATATGCTGTTCCCGCCGCGGGAGATCGTCTCGTTTCACTCCGACGTGATGACGCTCCGCCCCGGCGACCTGTTCAGCACGGGAACGCCCGGGGCGGAACCGATCGAGCCCGGCGATCGCGTCCGGGCGACGGTCGAGACGATCGGCGCCGTCGACGCACCCGTCGTCCGCTGA